A part of Oceanidesulfovibrio indonesiensis genomic DNA contains:
- a CDS encoding RrF2 family transcriptional regulator, translated as MKLTTRSRYGTRLLLDIALHSEHGPVPSKDTAQREGISLKYLEKMIKTLNEAGYLKGKRGPNGGNILTRRPDEITIGAVARILEGEEDRVLDCCGDIEQCNRAAVCLRRSIWDDAHQAMYKMLDSYTLADLIKDARLCPAQNLEQSSSSS; from the coding sequence ATGAAGCTCACCACCCGAAGCAGATATGGTACGCGTTTGTTGCTGGATATTGCCCTGCACTCGGAACACGGACCCGTGCCGAGCAAGGATACAGCCCAGCGCGAGGGCATTTCGCTGAAGTATCTTGAGAAAATGATCAAGACTCTGAACGAGGCCGGCTACCTCAAGGGCAAGCGCGGTCCCAACGGCGGCAATATCCTCACCAGGCGGCCCGATGAAATCACCATAGGCGCCGTGGCGCGGATTCTGGAAGGCGAGGAAGACCGCGTGCTGGATTGCTGCGGCGACATCGAACAATGCAATCGCGCCGCCGTATGTCTGCGCCGTTCCATCTGGGACGACGCCCACCAGGCAATGTACAAAATGCTGGACTCCTACACCCTGGCCGACCTTATCAAGGACGCGCGATTATGCCCGGCCCAGAATCTGGAGCAGAGCTCTTCCTCCTCCTGA